A single window of Modestobacter italicus DNA harbors:
- a CDS encoding alpha/beta fold hydrolase translates to MYAHVNGVDLFFDIEGSGFAPEGTTYREKPVMFVLHGGPGCDHTYFRPWLHPLAEQAQLVFIDHRGNGRSSRTDETTYTIEQMADDVEALRTYLGLGPVLLLGQSFGGMVAQVFATRYPESVTKLLLANTTPSMQFWDAAQDEAAAMATPEQQAAIPALFNGEIQSQEAFDAWWDVCMPLYFKHPDRWGQEIEEVEGRMVGAYEVANHMMANEIPKYDVRPLLPEVRIPTLVLAGAKDWVTPLSQSTLIDELLPDSTLVVFDESGHMPHIEENEKFVSAVRAFLAG, encoded by the coding sequence ATGTACGCGCACGTCAACGGGGTCGACCTGTTCTTCGACATCGAGGGCAGCGGCTTCGCCCCGGAGGGGACGACGTACCGGGAGAAGCCGGTCATGTTCGTCCTGCACGGCGGCCCCGGCTGCGACCACACCTACTTCCGGCCGTGGCTGCACCCGCTGGCCGAGCAGGCCCAGCTGGTCTTCATCGACCACCGCGGCAACGGCCGGTCCAGCCGCACCGACGAGACCACCTACACGATCGAGCAGATGGCCGACGACGTCGAGGCGCTGCGCACGTACCTCGGCCTGGGCCCGGTGCTGCTGCTCGGGCAGTCCTTCGGCGGGATGGTCGCCCAGGTCTTCGCCACCCGGTACCCGGAGTCGGTGACCAAGCTGCTGCTGGCCAACACCACGCCGTCCATGCAGTTCTGGGACGCCGCCCAGGACGAGGCCGCGGCGATGGCGACCCCCGAACAGCAGGCCGCCATCCCGGCGCTGTTCAACGGGGAGATCCAGTCCCAGGAGGCGTTCGACGCCTGGTGGGACGTCTGCATGCCGCTGTACTTCAAGCACCCCGACCGCTGGGGCCAGGAGATCGAGGAGGTCGAGGGCCGGATGGTCGGCGCCTACGAGGTCGCCAACCACATGATGGCCAACGAGATCCCCAAGTACGACGTCCGGCCGCTGCTGCCCGAGGTGCGGATCCCGACCCTGGTGCTCGCCGGCGCCAAGGACTGGGTGACCCCGCTGAGCCAGTCGACGCTGATCGACGAGCTGCTGCCGGACTCGACGCTGGTCGTCTTCGACGAGAGCGGGCACATGCCGCACATCGAGGAGAACGAGAAGTTCGTGTCCGCCGTCCGCGCCTTCCTCGCCGGCTGA
- a CDS encoding ABC transporter ATP-binding protein: MTAQLTGPTTAAVLRVDQVSAGYGSGSRSARVLRDVSLAVAPGRTMGIVGESGSGKSTLAKVLVGELAPLSGRVLLADQDTARMARGQLRAARRSVQLVPQDPYSSLNPRMTVGRALAEAIDPGGSLRRIDRARITELLETVALEGDAADRLPHEFSGGQRQRIVIARALAVQPQVLIADEVTSALDSSVQAEVLNLLLSLQREKDLALVFITHDLSIARYMCDEISVLYLGSLVEQGDIGLLHAPAHPYTDLLQASVPDPSGAMFTNEPPPVVAADPGDPADPPAGCAFHPRCPQGPRVVEGRSVCIEKAPPLVPLTGRGGRAAACHFPLVRAGSSE; the protein is encoded by the coding sequence GTGACGGCGCAGCTGACCGGACCGACGACGGCTGCGGTGCTCCGGGTCGACCAGGTCAGCGCCGGCTACGGCTCGGGCTCCCGGTCGGCCCGGGTGCTGCGGGACGTCTCGCTGGCGGTGGCCCCCGGTCGCACCATGGGCATCGTCGGGGAGTCCGGCTCGGGCAAGTCGACGCTGGCCAAGGTGCTCGTCGGCGAGCTCGCCCCGCTGTCGGGCCGGGTGCTGCTGGCGGACCAGGACACCGCCCGGATGGCGCGCGGGCAGCTGCGCGCCGCCCGCCGCAGCGTCCAGCTCGTGCCGCAGGACCCGTACTCCTCGCTGAACCCGCGGATGACCGTCGGCCGGGCGCTGGCCGAGGCGATCGACCCCGGCGGCTCGCTGCGGCGGATCGACCGGGCCCGGATCACCGAGCTGCTGGAGACCGTGGCGCTGGAGGGCGACGCCGCCGACCGGCTGCCGCACGAGTTCTCCGGCGGTCAGCGGCAGCGGATCGTCATCGCCCGGGCGCTGGCCGTGCAGCCGCAGGTGCTCATCGCCGACGAGGTCACCTCGGCGCTGGACTCCTCGGTGCAGGCGGAGGTGCTCAACCTGCTGCTGTCGCTGCAGCGGGAGAAGGACCTCGCGCTGGTCTTCATCACCCACGACCTGTCGATCGCCCGGTACATGTGCGACGAGATCAGCGTGCTCTACCTGGGCAGCCTGGTGGAGCAGGGCGACATCGGGCTGCTGCACGCCCCGGCGCACCCCTACACCGACCTGCTGCAGGCCAGCGTGCCCGACCCCAGCGGCGCGATGTTCACCAACGAGCCACCGCCCGTGGTGGCCGCCGACCCCGGTGACCCGGCCGACCCGCCGGCCGGCTGCGCGTTCCACCCCCGCTGCCCGCAGGGGCCGCGGGTCGTGGAGGGCCGGTCGGTGTGCATCGAGAAGGCACCGCCGCTGGTCCCGCTGACCGGCCGGGGCGGCCGGGCCGCCGCCTGCCACTTCCCGCTCGTCCGCGCCGGCTCCTCCGAGTGA
- a CDS encoding S9 family peptidase, with the protein MGTVFTADDLARLPEIVAADLAPDGGSTVYAATTADGSTTLERPQLWLQQLGGTAELLSASDGAQSAPTFSPDGSRIAFVQDDEDGHGQLAVLDLGDRSVTVLTDFPRGVSTPRWSPDGATIAVTGNDAPLRDPKRPYRVTRPVWRRDGMGLVDDVAVELWTVPAAGGSPTRLTDHGGIVANVAWSPDGGRLLYETTAEPDTAAVALRTVPATGGPVTTVLTSEYLVYPPMAAWLSDGRIVRTTPWNVYNMLDLVVHDPATGTDTPLGSPLTGQIGGLMVFGMNSALHQPALLVDDDDDVLLYVQVGGRTELHRISTTDGADTTLWTGDACVAPLAVRGQQVLLSRTTFADPASLVVLDLADGTEQPASTLDRGWLAELPFTVHELHFTGEDGTPVEGWYLEPVIGQGPYATVLHVHGGPFAAHGYGFSMDDHLLTSAGYGVLKVNFRGSSGYGEEFSKTLVGDWGHHDAGDCLAGLDHVIGLGLADPDRLGSFGLSGGGYMTSWLLTHSDRFAAGIAECPVTDWSGMVGSDIPQVVGRWLGHGPGEGPAQMAEYARTSPITYAASCTTPMLVIEHEGDLRCPVGQGDVLYNALTLSGCTTEMLRLPGMFHVDVYGIADLFGRTERLAALTDWFDRYLKP; encoded by the coding sequence ATGGGCACTGTCTTCACCGCCGACGACCTGGCTCGCCTGCCCGAGATCGTCGCCGCCGACCTGGCGCCCGACGGCGGGTCGACGGTCTACGCCGCCACCACCGCCGACGGCAGCACCACCCTGGAGCGCCCGCAGCTGTGGCTGCAGCAGCTCGGCGGCACCGCCGAGCTGCTCAGCGCCTCCGACGGCGCGCAGTCCGCCCCCACCTTCTCCCCCGACGGCAGCCGGATCGCCTTCGTGCAGGACGACGAGGACGGCCACGGCCAGCTCGCCGTCCTCGACCTCGGCGACCGCTCGGTCACCGTGCTCACCGACTTCCCGCGCGGCGTGAGCACCCCCCGCTGGTCACCCGACGGCGCCACGATCGCCGTCACCGGCAACGACGCCCCGCTGCGCGACCCGAAGCGGCCCTACCGGGTCACCCGGCCGGTGTGGCGGCGGGACGGCATGGGCCTGGTCGACGACGTCGCCGTCGAGCTGTGGACCGTGCCGGCCGCCGGCGGCAGCCCGACCCGGCTCACCGACCACGGCGGCATCGTCGCCAACGTCGCGTGGTCCCCCGACGGCGGCCGGCTGCTCTACGAGACCACCGCCGAGCCGGACACCGCCGCCGTCGCGCTGCGCACCGTCCCCGCCACCGGCGGCCCGGTGACCACCGTGCTGACCAGCGAGTACCTGGTCTACCCGCCGATGGCGGCGTGGCTGTCCGACGGCCGGATCGTCCGGACGACGCCGTGGAACGTCTACAACATGCTCGACCTGGTGGTGCACGACCCGGCGACCGGGACCGACACCCCGCTGGGCTCGCCGCTCACCGGGCAGATCGGCGGGCTGATGGTCTTCGGGATGAACAGCGCGCTGCACCAGCCCGCGCTGCTCGTCGACGACGATGACGACGTCCTGCTGTACGTGCAGGTCGGCGGCCGCACCGAGCTGCACCGGATCAGCACCACCGACGGCGCGGACACGACGCTGTGGACCGGGGACGCGTGCGTGGCCCCGCTGGCGGTCCGCGGCCAGCAGGTGCTGCTGTCGCGGACGACCTTCGCCGACCCCGCCTCGCTCGTCGTCCTCGACCTGGCCGACGGCACCGAGCAGCCGGCCTCCACGCTGGACCGCGGCTGGCTCGCCGAGCTGCCGTTCACCGTCCACGAGCTGCACTTCACGGGCGAGGACGGCACTCCCGTCGAGGGCTGGTACCTCGAGCCGGTCATCGGCCAGGGGCCTTACGCCACCGTGCTGCACGTGCACGGCGGCCCCTTCGCCGCGCACGGCTACGGCTTCTCGATGGACGACCACCTGCTCACCTCGGCCGGCTACGGCGTGCTCAAGGTGAACTTCCGCGGCTCGTCCGGCTACGGCGAGGAGTTCTCCAAGACGCTGGTCGGCGACTGGGGCCACCACGACGCCGGGGACTGCCTGGCCGGGCTGGACCACGTGATCGGCCTCGGGCTGGCCGACCCCGACCGGCTGGGCTCCTTCGGGCTGTCCGGCGGCGGGTACATGACCTCCTGGCTGCTCACCCACAGCGACCGGTTCGCCGCCGGCATCGCCGAGTGCCCGGTGACCGACTGGAGCGGGATGGTCGGCTCGGACATCCCGCAGGTCGTCGGCCGCTGGCTGGGGCACGGCCCGGGCGAGGGCCCGGCGCAGATGGCCGAGTACGCCCGGACGTCGCCGATCACCTACGCCGCCAGCTGCACCACCCCGATGCTGGTCATCGAGCACGAGGGCGACCTGCGCTGCCCGGTCGGCCAGGGCGACGTCCTCTACAACGCGCTCACGCTCTCCGGCTGCACCACCGAGATGCTCCGGCTGCCGGGGATGTTCCACGTCGACGTCTACGGCATCGCCGACCTCTTCGGGCGCACCGAGCGGCTGGCCGCCCTCACCGACTGGTTCGACCGCTACCTCAAGCCCTGA